In Xenopus tropicalis strain Nigerian chromosome 5, UCB_Xtro_10.0, whole genome shotgun sequence, one genomic interval encodes:
- the p2ry1 gene encoding P2Y purinoceptor 1, with the protein MTEVFLSALLNVTQSTLLASGSSAGNVTKCSLTKTGFQFYYLPAVYIVVCITGFIGNSVAIWMFIFHMKPWSSISVYMFNLALADFLYVLSLPALIFYYFNKTDWIFGDALCKLQRFIFHVNLYGSILFLTCISVHRYTGVVHPLKSLGRLKKKNSIYISALVWFIVIAGISPILFFSGTGIRKNKTITCFDTSSDEYLRSYFIYSMCTTVFGFCIPFILILGCYGLIVRALIYKDMNNAPLRKKSIYLVIIVLTVFAVSYLPFHVMKNLNLRARLDFQSPEMCNFNDRVYATYQVTRGLASLNSCVDPILYFLAGDTFRRKLSRATRKASRRSEANVQSKSEEMTLNILSEYKQNGDTSL; encoded by the coding sequence ATGACAGAAGTCTTTCTCTCAGCTCTTTTGAATGTTACTCAAAGCACTTTGCTGGCAAGTGGCTCATCAGCTGGGAATGTGACAAAATGCTCTCTGACAAAGACAGGCTTTCAGTTCTATTACCTCCCTGCCGTCTATATTGTAGTCTGTATCACAGGATTCATTGGGAACAGTGTGGCCATATGGATGTTCATTTTTCATATGAAACCATGGAGCAGTATCTCAGTCTACATGTTTAACCTGGCCCTGGCGGATTTCCTTTATGTCCTGTCTCTCCCAGCCctgatattttattatttcaataaaacAGACTGGATATTTGGGGATGCCTTGTGCAAACTGCAGCGCTTTATTTTCCACGTTAATCTTTATGGCAGCATCTTGTTCTTGACTTGCATCAGCGTGCACCGGTACACAGGGGTTGTACATCCACTTAAGTCACTTGGGAGGCTGAAGAAGAAGAATTCCATCTACATAAGTGCACTGGTCTGGTTCATTGTCATAGCCGGTATTTCTCCCATCCTTTTCTTCTCCGGCACTGGGATCAGGAAAAACAAGACCATCACCTGCTTTGATACATCTTCCGATGAGTACCTGAGAAGCTACTTCATCTACAGCATGTGCACCACCGTCTTTGGATTCTGCATTCCCTTCATTTTAATTCTGGGCTGTTACGGATTAATCGTCAGAGCTCTGATTTACAAAGACATGAACAATGCCCCCCTAAGAAAGAAATCTATTTATCTGGTTATTATTGTCTTGACTGTCTTTGCTGTCTCCTACCTTCCTTTCCATGTGATGAAGAATCTAAATTTAAGAGCCAGGCTGGATTTTCAGTCTCCTGAGATGTGTAACTTCAATGACAGGGTGTATGCCACCTATCAAGTGACTAGGGGTCTTGCTAGCCTCAATAGCTGTGTAGACCCAATCCTATACTTCTTGGCAGGAGATACCTTTCGGAGGAAGCTTTCCAGGGCGACCAGGAAAGCATCCAGGAGAAGTGAGGCTAATGTGCAATCTAAAAGTGAAGAGATGACTCTCAACATTTTATCAGAGTACAAGCAGAATGGGGACACAAGCTTGTGA